The Aureimonas mangrovi genome includes a region encoding these proteins:
- a CDS encoding response regulator transcription factor, protein MRILVIEDDREAASYLVKALREAGHVPDHAADGATGFHMADTQSYDVLVVDRMLPERDGLSVIAGLREKGNGTPALILSALGQVDDRVTGLRAGGDDYLSKPFAFSELLARVEILGRRRGGKDVETSYRVGDLELDRLSHEVRRRGKPIILQPREFRLLEYLMKHAGQVVTRTMLLENVWDYHFDPQTNVIDVHISRLRAKIERDFGAPLLHTVRGSGYIMRAGD, encoded by the coding sequence ATGAGGATCCTCGTCATCGAGGACGACCGCGAGGCGGCGTCCTATCTCGTCAAGGCGCTGCGTGAGGCGGGTCACGTACCCGACCACGCGGCCGACGGCGCGACAGGCTTCCACATGGCGGACACCCAATCCTACGACGTCCTCGTCGTCGATCGGATGCTGCCGGAGCGCGATGGGCTTTCCGTCATCGCCGGCCTTCGCGAAAAGGGTAACGGCACGCCCGCTCTGATCCTCTCGGCGCTCGGGCAGGTGGACGACCGCGTGACCGGCCTTCGCGCCGGAGGCGACGACTATCTCTCCAAACCTTTCGCCTTCTCCGAGCTTCTTGCCCGCGTCGAGATTCTCGGACGGCGCCGTGGCGGCAAGGATGTGGAGACGAGCTACCGGGTCGGCGACCTCGAGCTCGACCGCCTGTCCCACGAGGTGAGGCGCCGCGGCAAGCCGATCATCCTGCAGCCGCGCGAGTTCCGCCTGCTCGAATATCTGATGAAACACGCGGGGCAGGTGGTCACGCGCACCATGCTTCTGGAAAACGTCTGGGACTATCACTTCGACCCCCAGACCAACGTCATCGACGTCCACATCTCCAGGCTCAGAGCCAAGATCGAGCGCGATTTCGGCGCGCCGCTCCTGCACACGGTGCGTGGCTCGGGCTACATCATGCGCGCTGGCGACTGA
- a CDS encoding NAD-dependent succinate-semialdehyde dehydrogenase, with protein MSTLRKTSEAETAKLDLKDPSLLTDNAYVAGEWVAPDAKTFEVRDPFDGSVVLTIPDLGVEDARRAIDKAASAQKEWARVPAKERAGVLMRWFKLVMDNVDDLAAILTAEQGKPLAEAKAEIVSNAAYLEWFAEEAKRIDGDIIPGPNPGQRILVMKQPVGVCAAVTPWNFPNGMITRKVGPALAAGCSMVLKPAAQTPLSALALAVLAERAGVPAGLFSVVTTTDAKAFGTEICKNPTVAKITFTGSTGVGRWLMREGADKIARLSLELGGNAPFIVFDDADLDAAAQGALLSKFRNAGQTCVCANRIYVQESVVEAFTQKLLDKVAGLKLGRGTEDGVTMGPLIDDKAVAKMEEHLKDATDKGATVKTGGKRSPLGPTMFEPTVVTGVTQDMLVTREETFAPLAPIIAFKDEDEVLAMANRSEFGLAAYFYARDISRIFKVAEGLESGMVGVNTPALANEMAPFGGVKQSGLGREGSKYGIEGYLEIKYVALAGL; from the coding sequence ATGAGCACCCTGCGCAAGACGAGTGAAGCGGAAACCGCGAAGCTGGATCTGAAGGATCCCTCGCTCCTGACCGACAACGCCTATGTGGCGGGCGAGTGGGTCGCTCCCGATGCCAAGACGTTCGAGGTACGCGATCCGTTCGACGGCTCCGTCGTCCTCACCATCCCGGACCTCGGCGTCGAGGATGCGCGCCGCGCGATCGACAAGGCCGCTTCCGCGCAGAAAGAGTGGGCACGCGTGCCCGCCAAGGAGCGCGCCGGCGTCCTGATGCGCTGGTTCAAGCTGGTGATGGACAATGTCGACGACCTCGCCGCCATCCTCACTGCCGAGCAGGGCAAGCCGCTCGCCGAGGCGAAGGCCGAGATCGTCTCCAACGCGGCCTATCTCGAATGGTTCGCCGAGGAAGCCAAGCGCATCGACGGCGACATCATTCCAGGCCCGAACCCCGGCCAGCGCATCCTCGTGATGAAGCAGCCCGTCGGGGTGTGCGCCGCCGTCACGCCCTGGAATTTCCCGAACGGCATGATCACCCGCAAGGTCGGCCCGGCACTGGCCGCCGGCTGCTCGATGGTGCTCAAGCCCGCCGCGCAGACGCCGCTTTCCGCGCTGGCACTCGCCGTCCTCGCCGAACGCGCGGGCGTGCCGGCCGGCCTCTTCTCGGTCGTCACCACGACGGATGCGAAGGCCTTCGGAACGGAGATCTGCAAGAACCCGACCGTCGCCAAGATCACCTTCACGGGGTCCACGGGTGTCGGCCGCTGGCTGATGCGCGAGGGTGCCGACAAGATCGCCCGTCTCTCGCTGGAGCTCGGCGGCAACGCGCCCTTCATCGTCTTCGACGACGCCGATCTCGACGCCGCCGCGCAAGGGGCGCTTCTGTCGAAGTTCCGCAATGCCGGCCAGACCTGCGTGTGCGCCAACCGCATCTACGTGCAGGAGAGCGTGGTCGAGGCCTTCACGCAGAAGCTTCTCGACAAGGTGGCCGGCCTCAAGCTCGGCCGTGGAACGGAAGACGGCGTGACGATGGGCCCGCTCATCGACGACAAGGCCGTCGCCAAGATGGAAGAGCACCTCAAGGACGCGACCGACAAGGGCGCCACGGTCAAGACCGGCGGCAAGCGCTCGCCGCTGGGCCCGACCATGTTCGAACCGACCGTCGTCACCGGCGTGACGCAGGACATGCTGGTCACGCGCGAGGAGACCTTCGCCCCCCTTGCCCCGATCATCGCCTTCAAGGACGAGGACGAGGTTCTGGCGATGGCCAACCGCTCCGAGTTCGGTCTCGCGGCCTATTTCTATGCGCGCGACATCAGCCGCATCTTCAAGGTGGCCGAGGGTCTGGAGTCCGGCATGGTCGGCGTCAACACGCCGGCGCTCGCCAACGAGATGGCGCCCTTCGGCGGCGTCAAGCAGTCCGGCCTCGGCCGCGAGGGTTCGAAGTACGGCATCGAGGGCTATCTCGAGATCAAGTACGTCGCGCTCGCCGGCCTCTGA
- a CDS encoding sensor histidine kinase: MMRMTSVRLSAVYLALFAVFAVALVVYVTATASGIILNQTRETIDEELAELGTLYQRAGIVGLVRSIDRRSRQPGASLYLMTDATGRILAGNVESLDVGVLDRTGFTDRLFAYERFDDDEGDDLHLAMAEVVQLPNGMRILVGRDQTDQERFRLIVRNALTLALALMGVGALLAWFFVGRTALQRIDRLSASSARILSGDLNERLPVTGAGDEFDRMSESLNTLLARIALLQVGLRQVSDNIAHDLRTPLTRLRNRAEAAVADRSGDADPRAALEAAMAEADGMIRTFDALLMISRVEAGFHPVEKVETDLSQIVRDVAELYEPVAEDEGASLTVKTPPSVIAHVSRELMAQALSNLVDNALKYAGGQERPVAIAVTLEEKPDGRVSLSVSDNGPGIPEGQRERVLERFYRLDESRTRPGSGLGLSLVQAIAGLHDGTLTLEDAAPGLRVRLDFPAGTAEERTG, from the coding sequence ATGATGCGCATGACGTCCGTGCGTCTCTCGGCCGTCTATCTCGCGCTCTTCGCCGTGTTCGCGGTGGCGCTCGTCGTCTACGTCACCGCCACCGCGTCCGGCATCATCCTGAACCAGACGCGCGAGACGATCGACGAGGAACTCGCCGAGCTCGGCACGCTCTACCAGCGCGCCGGCATCGTCGGCCTCGTGCGCTCGATAGACCGCCGCTCGCGCCAGCCCGGCGCCTCGCTCTACCTCATGACAGACGCAACGGGGCGGATCCTCGCCGGCAATGTCGAGAGCCTCGATGTCGGCGTTCTCGACCGCACCGGCTTCACCGACCGCCTCTTCGCCTATGAGCGCTTCGACGACGACGAGGGCGACGACCTCCATCTTGCGATGGCCGAGGTGGTGCAGCTTCCGAACGGAATGCGCATTCTCGTGGGGCGCGACCAGACCGACCAGGAGCGCTTCCGCCTGATCGTGCGCAACGCGCTGACCCTGGCGCTGGCGCTGATGGGCGTGGGCGCGCTGCTGGCCTGGTTCTTCGTCGGCCGCACCGCGCTCCAGCGCATCGACCGGCTCTCGGCCTCCTCGGCGCGCATCCTGTCGGGCGACCTCAACGAACGCCTTCCGGTCACGGGCGCGGGCGACGAGTTCGACCGCATGTCGGAGAGCCTCAACACGCTTCTGGCGCGCATCGCGCTTTTGCAGGTGGGCCTGCGACAGGTCTCCGACAACATCGCGCACGATCTGCGAACGCCGCTGACGCGCCTGCGCAACCGCGCCGAGGCTGCCGTGGCGGACCGTTCCGGCGACGCCGATCCGCGCGCCGCGCTGGAGGCGGCGATGGCGGAGGCCGACGGGATGATCCGCACGTTTGACGCGCTCCTGATGATCAGCCGCGTCGAGGCCGGTTTTCACCCGGTCGAGAAGGTCGAGACGGATCTGTCGCAGATCGTGCGCGACGTCGCCGAACTCTACGAGCCGGTCGCCGAGGACGAGGGCGCCAGCCTCACCGTCAAGACGCCGCCCTCCGTCATCGCCCATGTCAGCCGCGAACTGATGGCGCAGGCGCTTTCCAACCTTGTCGACAACGCGCTGAAATATGCCGGCGGGCAGGAGCGGCCGGTCGCGATCGCGGTGACCCTCGAGGAGAAGCCCGACGGACGCGTTTCGTTGAGCGTCTCCGACAACGGGCCCGGCATCCCCGAAGGCCAGCGTGAGCGGGTCCTCGAACGCTTCTACCGACTGGACGAAAGCCGCACGCGGCCGGGCTCCGGCCTTGGCCTTTCGCTGGTGCAGGCGATCGCCGGTCTCCACGATGGTACGCTGACCCTGGAGGACGCTGCCCCAGGTCTTCGCGTGCGGCTCGACTTTCCGGCCGGAACGGCCGAAGAGCGAACGGGATAG
- a CDS encoding Do family serine endopeptidase, translating into MPNFLNTKSRRRLSAAALAAGVAGLAFSGGVMTNVVPSVAQPVQLEAPTQNFGFADVVERVSPAVVSVRVRGEEPRAAMSRSEEYASPFDNLPEDHPLRRFFDFGNPGGPGQGPGLRGPGQRRGGGDGPRAAMSQGSGFFISDDGYLVTNNHVVEGGSTYTVILDDSTELSAELVGTDPRTDLALLKVDDAERTFTYVEFADDSAVRVGEWVVAVGNPFGLGGSVTAGIVSARGRDIGAGPYDDFLQIDAAVNRGNSGGPAFNLEGKVIGVNTAIFSPSGGNVGIAFAIPSSTAQSVVQSLRDNGEVSRGWLGVQIAPVTEDIAEAVGLENDQGAIVTLPETNTPASDAGIRTGDVITQVNGRDVATPRELSRTIAAFAPGSEIEIGLWRNGEEQTVTVTLGDLSSLDESASANRSGGGQQVPTDPSSLSGYGLTLTPSEEGEGVVVTDVDPDSEAATRGVQAGDVIVAVNGTEVSDQEGVENALREASDAGRRAALFQLRSGDQNRFVALPISGS; encoded by the coding sequence ATGCCCAACTTCCTGAACACCAAGAGCCGTCGCCGCCTTTCGGCGGCTGCGCTAGCGGCCGGCGTCGCCGGCCTCGCCTTTTCCGGCGGCGTGATGACCAATGTGGTGCCGAGCGTTGCCCAGCCGGTGCAGCTCGAGGCACCGACCCAGAATTTCGGCTTCGCCGACGTCGTGGAGCGTGTCAGCCCCGCTGTCGTGTCGGTGCGCGTTCGAGGCGAAGAGCCCCGGGCGGCGATGTCGCGCAGCGAAGAATATGCGAGCCCCTTCGACAACCTTCCCGAAGACCACCCGCTGCGCCGCTTCTTCGACTTCGGCAATCCGGGCGGCCCTGGCCAGGGGCCGGGCCTGCGCGGCCCAGGCCAGCGCCGAGGCGGCGGTGACGGCCCGCGCGCGGCCATGTCGCAAGGCTCGGGCTTCTTCATCTCGGACGACGGCTATCTCGTCACCAACAATCACGTGGTCGAAGGCGGCAGCACCTACACCGTGATCCTCGACGACAGCACCGAGCTTTCGGCCGAACTCGTCGGCACTGATCCGCGCACCGACCTCGCGCTTCTCAAGGTCGACGACGCGGAACGCACCTTCACATATGTCGAGTTCGCGGATGACAGCGCCGTGCGCGTCGGGGAGTGGGTGGTGGCCGTGGGCAACCCGTTCGGACTCGGCGGATCGGTCACGGCGGGCATCGTCTCGGCGCGCGGCCGCGACATTGGTGCGGGCCCCTACGACGACTTCCTGCAGATCGATGCGGCCGTGAACCGCGGCAACTCCGGCGGCCCGGCCTTCAACCTCGAAGGCAAGGTCATCGGCGTCAACACGGCCATCTTTTCGCCGTCCGGCGGCAATGTCGGCATCGCCTTCGCCATTCCGTCCTCCACCGCCCAGAGCGTCGTTCAGTCGCTGCGTGACAATGGCGAGGTCTCGCGCGGCTGGCTCGGCGTGCAGATCGCTCCGGTCACGGAAGACATCGCCGAGGCTGTCGGCCTCGAAAACGACCAGGGCGCCATCGTCACCCTGCCGGAAACCAACACCCCGGCCTCCGATGCCGGCATCCGCACCGGCGACGTGATCACCCAGGTCAACGGCCGCGACGTCGCGACCCCGCGCGAGCTCTCGCGCACCATCGCGGCCTTCGCGCCGGGCAGCGAGATCGAGATCGGCCTGTGGCGCAATGGCGAGGAGCAGACGGTGACCGTCACGCTCGGCGACCTGTCCTCCCTCGACGAATCGGCCTCGGCCAACCGTTCGGGCGGCGGCCAGCAGGTGCCCACCGATCCGTCCTCGCTGTCGGGCTACGGGCTCACGCTCACGCCCTCTGAAGAGGGTGAAGGCGTCGTTGTCACCGACGTCGATCCCGACTCCGAGGCCGCCACGCGTGGCGTCCAGGCCGGCGACGTCATCGTGGCGGTGAACGGCACGGAGGTCTCGGATCAGGAAGGCGTGGAGAACGCGCTGCGCGAGGCGTCGGATGCCGGCCGCCGCGCCGCGTTGTTCCAGCTGCGCTCGGGCGACCAGAACCGCTTCGTCGCGCTGCCGATCTCCGGGAGCTGA
- the cysG gene encoding siroheme synthase CysG, translating to MATIGDRDARGEVRRERIAPLATLPLFFNLGGERAIMAGGTDAAAWKAELLAATGADVEVYAPAEDLSGEMRALLEAPRETGRLIHHDRRWGADIFGGAAIAVADAETDGEAAAFACAARAAGVPVNVIDKPAFCQFRFGTVVNRSPVVVGIATDGAAPILGQAVRRRIETLLPPSLSHWAGLAARVRAAVIERLAPGAPRRAFWERFSDLALSGRAPAQDEDATALLRDVEAGRSGSAGGRVTLVGAGPGEAELLTLKAVRALQAADVILFDDLVSDDILELARREARRMLVGKRAGRTSCRQEDINETMVALARAGKNVVRLKSGDVSIFGRAGEEIAELKREGIPVSIVPGITAASALAVAFGVSLTHREHSHSLRLVTAHSRKGALSEDVDWPALAQAHATTIFYMGGRMAERIRDRLIAEGMAPHTPVAVAANLSRPDETREAGRLTELPEIVAKIGLDRPILIGVGGVFGEAAMLAETGEPSEARFG from the coding sequence ATGGCGACGATCGGCGACCGGGACGCGCGTGGCGAGGTTCGCCGCGAACGCATCGCGCCGCTCGCCACCCTTCCCCTCTTCTTCAACCTCGGCGGCGAGCGTGCGATCATGGCCGGTGGCACGGACGCCGCCGCCTGGAAGGCCGAGCTTCTCGCCGCCACCGGCGCCGATGTCGAAGTCTATGCCCCGGCAGAAGACCTGTCCGGCGAGATGCGGGCGCTTCTCGAGGCCCCGCGTGAGACCGGCCGCCTGATCCACCACGATCGCCGCTGGGGTGCCGATATCTTCGGGGGTGCCGCCATCGCCGTCGCGGACGCCGAGACCGACGGCGAAGCCGCCGCCTTCGCCTGCGCCGCGCGCGCGGCCGGCGTTCCCGTCAACGTCATCGACAAGCCGGCCTTCTGCCAGTTCCGCTTCGGCACCGTCGTCAACCGCTCGCCCGTCGTCGTCGGCATCGCGACGGACGGGGCCGCCCCGATCCTCGGCCAGGCCGTGCGGCGGCGGATCGAGACGCTGCTGCCGCCGAGCCTGTCGCACTGGGCCGGGCTTGCCGCGCGTGTGCGTGCCGCCGTCATCGAGCGGCTGGCGCCCGGGGCGCCGCGTCGCGCCTTCTGGGAGCGTTTCTCCGATCTCGCCCTGTCCGGGCGCGCACCCGCGCAGGACGAAGACGCGACCGCGCTCTTGCGAGACGTCGAAGCCGGCCGGAGCGGTTCGGCGGGCGGGCGCGTCACACTCGTCGGCGCCGGGCCGGGCGAGGCCGAACTTCTGACGCTCAAGGCCGTGCGCGCGCTTCAGGCGGCGGACGTCATCCTCTTCGACGACCTCGTCTCCGACGACATCCTCGAACTCGCGCGGCGCGAGGCGCGGCGCATGCTGGTCGGCAAGCGCGCGGGCCGCACGAGCTGCCGCCAGGAGGACATCAACGAAACGATGGTCGCGCTCGCGCGTGCGGGCAAGAACGTCGTGCGGCTGAAGTCCGGCGACGTTTCGATCTTCGGTCGCGCCGGCGAGGAGATCGCCGAGCTGAAGCGCGAGGGAATTCCCGTCTCCATCGTGCCGGGCATCACGGCGGCGTCCGCGCTGGCGGTCGCGTTCGGCGTCTCCCTGACCCACCGCGAGCACTCGCACTCGCTGCGCCTCGTCACCGCCCACTCGCGCAAGGGTGCGTTGAGCGAGGACGTCGACTGGCCGGCGCTGGCGCAGGCCCATGCGACGACGATCTTCTACATGGGCGGGCGAATGGCGGAGCGCATCCGCGATCGCCTGATCGCCGAGGGGATGGCGCCGCACACGCCCGTCGCGGTCGCCGCCAACCTCTCGCGCCCGGACGAGACGCGCGAGGCAGGTCGGCTCACGGAACTGCCCGAGATCGTGGCGAAGATCGGGCTCGACCGGCCAATCCTCATCGGCGTCGGCGGCGTGTTCGGCGAGGCTGCCATGCTGGCAGAGACCGGCGAGCCTTCCGAAGCCCGCTTCGGCTGA